A single region of the Palaemon carinicauda isolate YSFRI2023 chromosome 17, ASM3689809v2, whole genome shotgun sequence genome encodes:
- the LOC137656480 gene encoding uncharacterized protein → MEAVASTSSDIAREIEIPVSCADCFLSYGEFVLAYSGKIEKLEDLCQTHNLILQNKNCPHCHEVCRVDYKKHSFRCDKSYITKGRRHKRCSYKVSVFVGTWFSKGKLDIETNLKFIVLWVQNWFCYEVAISELKLNKGTVCDWPSFCREVVINWVFRRSKKIGGNNCTVEIDESKFGKRKYNVGRVIDGQWVFGGICRESREFFLVPVETRDRDTLLSLIKERIEPGTTIISDCWRAYNCLAEEGFKHLTVNHSLHFVDPQTQAHTNTVERKWRDVKNLVPKYGRRKKHFVGYLATSYFKLHVREPSQRLHVFLKAAAHLYQPTV, encoded by the coding sequence atggaggccgtagcaagcacgtcatctgatattgcacgaGAAATTGAAATTCCCGTTTCTTGTGCCGACTGTTTCTTAAGTTACGGTGAATTTGTTTTAGCCTATTCGGGGAAAATCGAAAAACTTGAGGATTTGTGCCagacacacaatttaattttacaaaataaaaattgtccgcATTGTCACGAAGTGTGTAGGGTTGATTACAAGAAACATAGTTTTAGGTGTGATAAGTCTTACATTACGAAAGGACGTAGACATAAGCGTTGTTCATATAAAGTGTCGGTGTTTGTGGGTACCTGGTTTTCAAAAGGAAAGCTGGACATtgaaactaatttaaaatttatagttttgtgggttcaaaactggttttgctacgaagtggccatttctgaattgaaattaaataaaggtACTGTATGCGATTGGCCTTCATTTTGCAGGGAAGTTGTAATTAATTGGGTATTTCGGCGCAGCAAGAAAATTGGCGGCAACAATTGTACAGTAGAAATTGACGAGTCCAAATTCGGCAAACGGAAATATAATGTTGGCCGAGTAATAGACGGCCAGTGGGTATTTGGTGGTATTTGCCGAGAATCACGAGAGTTTTTTCTGGTCCCCGTGGAAACCCGGGATCGTGACACCCTGCTCTCGCTGATTAAGGAGAGGATCGAGCCAGGCACAACCATAATTTCGGACTGTTGGCGAGCTTATAACTGTCTGGCAGAGGAAGGTTTTAAGCATTTGACTGTTAACCACAGCCTTCACTTTGTTGATCCCCAGACACAGGCTCATACcaatactgtggagaggaagtggcgggacgtgaagaatttagtgccgaaatatggtaggaggaaaaaacacttcgtcgggtacctggccacttcctacttcaaGTTGCATGTCAGGGAACCATCGCAACGGCtccacgttttcctcaaagcagcagcacatctttaccaaccaacagtttaa